A portion of the Edaphobacter lichenicola genome contains these proteins:
- a CDS encoding (R)-mandelonitrile lyase produces the protein MQIKRCGSQPSVKGSADWFTGMVRIDPLFQAPDPALVQGASVTFEPGARTAWHTHPLGQTLIVTAGLGWAQREGEPVEEIRPGDVVWFSPGEKHWHGATPTTAMTHIAVQENLDGKVVDWMEQVTDAQYHA, from the coding sequence ATGCAGATTAAACGTTGCGGCTCACAACCCTCAGTCAAAGGCTCCGCCGATTGGTTCACGGGCATGGTACGGATCGATCCGCTCTTCCAGGCTCCAGATCCGGCGCTCGTCCAGGGTGCCAGCGTTACCTTCGAGCCCGGCGCTCGAACGGCGTGGCACACGCACCCGCTCGGCCAGACCTTGATCGTCACCGCTGGCTTAGGCTGGGCACAGCGCGAGGGCGAACCAGTTGAAGAGATCCGCCCCGGAGATGTCGTTTGGTTCTCACCCGGCGAAAAGCATTGGCATGGAGCAACACCAACCACTGCCATGACGCACATCGCCGTTCAGGAAAATCTTGATGGCAAAGTCGTTGACTGGATGGAACAGGTTACAGATGCTCAATATCACGCATGA
- a CDS encoding DUF4126 domain-containing protein yields MSFSPANITALVVAASFAAGLNIYATVLTLGLLARTQWVVLPPGLDSLGHTWVLVVCGIMFAIEFVADKIPGFDVIWNALHTVVRIPLAALVAYHASSQLSPQMQVLATAIGAGVALAAHGSKTALRAAVTPSPEPVSNIALSTTEDAAAIGLTWFATHHPMVAASIAVICLVAAVFAARALLRAIQRPLRWLLGTDLEETKATIKPTP; encoded by the coding sequence ATGAGCTTCAGTCCGGCGAACATCACGGCACTTGTCGTTGCTGCCAGCTTTGCGGCAGGCCTGAATATCTATGCCACTGTCCTGACGCTTGGGCTTCTTGCGCGGACACAGTGGGTGGTGCTGCCTCCCGGCCTCGACTCGCTGGGCCATACCTGGGTTCTGGTTGTGTGCGGGATCATGTTCGCGATCGAGTTCGTTGCCGATAAGATTCCCGGCTTCGACGTGATCTGGAACGCGCTCCACACGGTGGTTCGTATTCCTCTCGCTGCGTTGGTCGCGTATCACGCCAGCTCGCAGTTGTCGCCACAGATGCAGGTGCTGGCGACGGCGATTGGCGCGGGCGTCGCATTGGCCGCGCATGGGTCAAAGACTGCGCTACGCGCTGCCGTGACGCCGAGTCCGGAGCCGGTCTCCAATATTGCATTGAGTACGACGGAGGATGCGGCGGCGATTGGGCTGACGTGGTTCGCGACTCACCACCCGATGGTTGCTGCCTCGATTGCAGTGATCTGTCTGGTAGCGGCGGTATTTGCTGCTCGTGCGTTGCTTCGGGCGATACAGAGGCCCCTGCGATGGCTACTCGGTACGGATCTGGAGGAGACGAAGGCTACGATTAAGCCGACGCCTTGA
- a CDS encoding tetratricopeptide repeat protein: MTLLLRASSLRHLRLLPATALLFAAHTMLGQASAASKSTITPTGAPDRASSYYHYGLARLYEDMAVNAGRSDYATQAVEQYKLALDADPNSRLLQDGLADLYFKIGRIREAVTAAQDQVSKNPDDIEAHTLLGKVYLRSLGDMQSPQSGQMLQLAITEYEKLAQLKPNDVETHLLLGQLYGLNHDSAKAEAQFKAAQGIDSSSEEVALNMARLYSEQGDAKRAAEVLNAVPVDDRSPRVEFALGASYEQLKKNKDAIAAYRRALDMEPDNLDTERGLSNALLADGQLDEALKVLNGIVAAEPQDAQSQIHISEIERRQGNYDAALKTLDKAKPLAPDSLELTYNEALIYDSLGRYDDATGVLTKLVADSAHSDGKYTDGEKANRSIFLDRLAIIYREENKTAEAVATYKQLTALGGDYVKSSYQGQIDAYRDAHQWKEATSVADEAAKAMPNDHAIQLMYAGQLADTGKVDEGVALANAQLAATKGTSDERDSHLALAQIYTRLKRWQDATAELNSAEALATKPDEKLYVAFLRGSLYDRQKQYDLAEAEFRKALVIDPQNATILNYLGYMLADRGVRLPEALVLIRKAVDLDPQNGAFLDSLGWVYYKSGQYALAEENLRKANERINTDPTVHDHLGEVYEKTGNLKMAVAQWERSMTEYAHSLPADADPADVAKVQHKLENARVKLAKATTTVK; the protein is encoded by the coding sequence ATGACTTTGCTTTTGCGTGCCTCTTCCCTCCGTCATCTTCGTCTTTTGCCCGCCACTGCATTGCTATTTGCTGCGCACACGATGCTGGGTCAGGCCTCTGCGGCCTCCAAAAGTACGATTACACCGACGGGGGCGCCCGACAGAGCATCCTCTTACTATCACTATGGCTTGGCGCGGCTGTATGAAGATATGGCGGTCAATGCAGGACGGTCGGATTACGCGACGCAGGCAGTTGAGCAGTACAAACTTGCCCTGGATGCCGATCCAAACTCCCGATTGCTTCAAGATGGCTTGGCTGACCTCTACTTCAAGATCGGGCGTATTCGTGAGGCAGTTACCGCTGCTCAGGACCAGGTAAGCAAGAATCCCGACGATATTGAAGCGCATACGTTGCTGGGCAAAGTGTATCTGCGTTCGCTCGGGGATATGCAAAGTCCACAATCCGGCCAAATGCTTCAGTTGGCAATAACCGAGTATGAGAAGCTCGCTCAGCTAAAGCCAAACGATGTGGAAACCCATCTGTTGCTGGGCCAGTTGTATGGCTTGAACCATGATTCGGCAAAGGCGGAGGCGCAGTTCAAAGCCGCGCAGGGCATCGATTCGAGTTCGGAGGAGGTTGCGCTCAATATGGCTCGTCTCTACAGCGAGCAGGGGGACGCGAAACGTGCTGCCGAGGTGCTAAACGCTGTTCCAGTTGACGATCGCTCACCTCGTGTTGAGTTTGCACTTGGTGCTAGCTACGAGCAACTGAAGAAAAACAAGGATGCTATCGCTGCCTATCGCCGCGCTCTTGATATGGAGCCCGACAACCTGGACACAGAGCGCGGACTTTCCAACGCGCTGCTTGCAGATGGGCAACTGGATGAGGCTCTGAAGGTGCTGAATGGGATCGTTGCCGCGGAGCCGCAAGATGCTCAGTCCCAGATCCACATCTCCGAGATCGAGCGACGGCAGGGAAACTACGACGCGGCGCTGAAGACGCTTGATAAGGCCAAGCCGTTGGCTCCCGATTCACTGGAGCTGACCTATAATGAGGCGCTCATCTACGATTCGCTTGGCCGCTACGATGACGCGACTGGTGTTCTAACAAAACTGGTTGCAGATTCGGCACATTCCGATGGAAAGTACACTGATGGTGAAAAGGCGAACCGGTCGATCTTCCTTGATCGTTTGGCCATCATCTATCGCGAGGAAAACAAAACGGCAGAGGCTGTTGCGACCTACAAGCAGTTGACAGCGCTTGGTGGTGACTACGTCAAGAGCAGCTATCAAGGCCAGATCGACGCTTACCGAGATGCTCATCAGTGGAAAGAAGCTACCTCAGTCGCTGATGAAGCGGCGAAGGCGATGCCGAATGATCACGCGATCCAGTTGATGTATGCCGGTCAGCTTGCTGATACGGGCAAGGTCGACGAAGGGGTTGCTCTGGCGAATGCTCAGCTTGCAGCGACGAAAGGTACTTCGGATGAGCGTGACTCACATCTTGCGTTGGCGCAGATTTATACCCGGCTGAAGCGCTGGCAGGACGCGACTGCCGAGCTGAACAGCGCTGAGGCGTTGGCCACGAAGCCGGATGAGAAGCTTTATGTCGCGTTTCTGAGAGGCTCGCTTTACGACAGGCAGAAGCAGTACGATCTTGCGGAGGCTGAGTTTCGTAAAGCCCTTGTCATTGATCCTCAGAATGCGACGATCCTCAATTACCTCGGATACATGCTTGCGGATCGTGGTGTTCGACTCCCCGAAGCGCTCGTTTTGATCCGCAAAGCTGTGGATCTCGATCCGCAGAACGGCGCATTTCTGGACTCGCTTGGATGGGTCTACTACAAGTCTGGTCAGTACGCTCTGGCTGAAGAAAATCTCCGTAAGGCGAACGAGCGGATCAATACCGATCCAACCGTTCACGATCATCTTGGCGAGGTCTATGAGAAGACCGGGAACCTCAAGATGGCTGTGGCTCAGTGGGAGCGTTCGATGACTGAATATGCTCACTCGCTTCCTGCCGATGCTGATCCTGCGGATGTTGCCAAGGTTCAGCACAAGCTGGAAAACGCTCGCGTCAAACTAGCTAAGGCCACCACTACGGTCAAATAG
- a CDS encoding 30S ribosomal protein S1 — MSNAGNPDIESSLESAESTESFDTILTQYEQTHSRRSGEGGKQISGTVVSVTADSVIVDIGYKTEGVLPLAPFQAAGEAVEPGTKLLVSVKGRNEEGYYELSRLRVEQPKDWSALEKAFEDKAVIVGTVTGVVKGGLTVDVGVRAFMPGSRSGARDAAEMEKLVGQEIRCRIIKLDAAEEDIVVDRRAVAEEEDRSTKERRYAEIQEGDVVSGTVRSLTDYGAFVDIGGVDGLLHISDIAWSRVEKPADVLTVGQQIEAKVLKVEAAGKRISLGMKQLLPHPWDAVAGKYMTGERVRGTVSRVTDFGAFIELEPGVEGMVHISEMSWAKKVRKPGDMVKHGDVVEVMILGVNVEERRMSLGLKQTLGDPWVEAAERFTAGSQVEGPVVSFTKFGAFVQLAEGVEGMIHVSEISAEKRIERPQDVLRVGQVVKAKVLEFDKEKRQLKLSMKQLVPTGLDDYIAEHAQGDLVSGRLIDISEGHGTVELGEGIRARGRLVVEAVAPEEAKATAVDLSSFSSMLAARWKNGPAASEAKAEPVRVGQIRRFRIALLDREAKKIEVQLV, encoded by the coding sequence ATGTCTAACGCTGGCAATCCTGATATCGAATCCTCTCTTGAATCCGCTGAGTCTACCGAATCTTTCGACACGATTCTTACGCAGTATGAACAGACTCATTCGCGTCGGTCCGGTGAGGGTGGCAAGCAGATATCGGGGACTGTTGTGTCGGTTACTGCTGATTCGGTGATCGTCGATATTGGGTATAAGACTGAGGGTGTGTTGCCGCTTGCGCCGTTTCAGGCTGCTGGTGAGGCTGTGGAGCCTGGCACTAAGTTGCTGGTGTCGGTGAAGGGGCGCAACGAAGAGGGGTACTACGAGCTTTCGCGGTTGCGGGTGGAGCAGCCGAAGGACTGGAGCGCGCTGGAGAAGGCGTTTGAGGATAAGGCGGTGATCGTTGGGACGGTCACGGGCGTGGTGAAGGGCGGCTTGACGGTGGATGTTGGGGTGCGTGCGTTTATGCCGGGTTCGCGGAGTGGAGCGCGTGACGCGGCTGAGATGGAGAAGCTGGTTGGGCAGGAGATTCGCTGCCGGATCATCAAGCTGGATGCGGCGGAGGAGGATATCGTCGTTGACCGCCGCGCGGTTGCGGAGGAGGAAGACCGCTCCACCAAGGAACGTCGCTATGCGGAGATTCAAGAGGGCGATGTGGTCTCGGGTACGGTGCGGAGCCTTACGGACTATGGGGCGTTTGTCGATATTGGTGGCGTGGATGGGTTGTTGCATATCAGCGATATTGCATGGAGCCGCGTGGAGAAGCCGGCGGATGTGTTGACGGTGGGGCAGCAGATTGAAGCGAAGGTGTTGAAGGTGGAGGCCGCGGGGAAGAGGATCTCGTTGGGGATGAAGCAGCTTTTGCCGCACCCATGGGATGCGGTGGCAGGGAAGTATATGACCGGGGAGCGCGTGCGTGGCACGGTGAGTCGGGTGACTGATTTTGGTGCGTTCATTGAACTGGAGCCGGGAGTGGAGGGGATGGTTCATATCTCGGAGATGTCGTGGGCGAAGAAGGTTAGGAAGCCCGGCGATATGGTGAAGCACGGCGATGTGGTTGAGGTAATGATTCTTGGCGTGAATGTTGAGGAACGGAGGATGTCGCTTGGGCTGAAGCAGACGCTGGGTGATCCGTGGGTTGAGGCGGCGGAGAGATTTACGGCGGGTTCGCAGGTGGAGGGGCCGGTTGTGAGCTTTACGAAGTTTGGCGCGTTCGTGCAACTGGCGGAGGGCGTTGAAGGGATGATCCATGTGAGCGAGATCAGCGCTGAGAAGCGGATTGAACGGCCTCAGGATGTATTGCGTGTGGGACAGGTGGTGAAGGCGAAGGTGCTGGAGTTCGATAAAGAGAAGCGGCAGCTGAAGTTGAGTATGAAGCAGTTGGTGCCGACGGGGCTGGACGACTACATCGCTGAGCATGCGCAAGGGGATTTGGTTTCGGGGCGCTTGATCGATATCTCGGAAGGGCATGGGACGGTGGAACTGGGCGAGGGGATTCGGGCGCGGGGACGGCTGGTGGTGGAGGCTGTGGCGCCAGAGGAAGCGAAGGCGACGGCTGTGGATTTGTCGTCCTTCAGCTCGATGCTGGCGGCTCGTTGGAAGAATGGACCGGCAGCGAGTGAGGCGAAGGCCGAGCCGGTCCGCGTGGGGCAGATTCGGCGCTTTCGTATTGCGCTGCTCGATCGTGAGGCAAAGAAGATCGAAGTGCAGCTGGTTTAG
- a CDS encoding TonB-dependent receptor — protein sequence MHTSIRRVIFAAFVILFGLGSPGVWAQSAGNAGTIYGTVTDSTGAIIPEATVTAENPVSGYSRITTSDSAGKFQFTNLPLNPYHVSVVAKGFSKSAQDVVVRSSVPVTIKASLSVGAASTVIDVTGSDLVEDDSTFHTDIDRGLFNKLPLESQSSSLSSLVTLSSPGVAADSNGLFHGLGDHASNSFSIDGQPITDQQSKVFSNQIPSNSIQSIEVISGAPPAEFGGKTSLVIQVTTRSGQGVTKPTGSISTSYGTFGSATGAVDLSYGGKNWGNFVEVDGLNTGRFLDPPEFTVFHDKGNEVNVFDRIDRQLTAVDSIHLNLNYSRSWFQTPNSFDNLNVQNVVSGGDGANPIFANVGNADQRSKIGTFDISPTYTRTIGANSVFNFGPYIRKDQYDYYPSGNPLADLGPPNLQNQTIAQTRSLTNAGVHTDLSYVKGINNIKIGANYSQTFLRESDTLALVSNTFNSPCTDAAANPVPGFSDPSQCAAAGFVPNDGNLATALGSSTLAFNPNLLPFDLTRGGGFFNFTGRTDVKELALYVQDQIKAGNWLFNLGIRGDLYNGLTVARQAEPRVGVAYSVKQTNTVLRLSYARTLESPFNENLVLSSQGCGNVVLSPLLLCSPGVSGNLEPGFRNEFHAGLQQAFGKNLVISGDYIWKYTHNAFDFSVLGNTPITFPIDWHNSKIPGFALRADVPNFHNLSAFVVMSSVAARFFPPQVAGAGATVGQGGFPFRIDHDERYNETTHLQYQVPVKHAPWVGFNWRFDSGLTAGSVPCYNVTDPNSSCGAPITINGQPGIDLTSLTFDQQFQAGLTCDGVAATPTQGFNQCLASQLTSKLVAIPAPGTENDDKRPPRIQERSLFDLSLGQDNLFNGDKKKWSLRLTGVNITNKYALYNFLSTFSGTHYVTPRALTAELGFHF from the coding sequence ATGCACACGTCAATACGACGGGTCATCTTCGCAGCATTTGTTATTTTGTTTGGACTTGGCAGTCCAGGTGTGTGGGCGCAGTCGGCCGGAAACGCGGGCACGATCTACGGTACTGTAACGGATTCAACCGGCGCCATCATTCCAGAAGCGACTGTGACAGCCGAGAATCCAGTGAGTGGTTACAGCAGGATTACGACATCTGATAGCGCAGGGAAATTTCAATTTACCAACCTGCCGCTCAATCCGTATCACGTCAGCGTGGTGGCGAAAGGGTTCTCCAAGAGCGCTCAGGATGTCGTGGTGCGTTCTTCTGTGCCGGTAACCATCAAAGCTAGCTTGAGTGTGGGTGCGGCTTCGACGGTTATCGACGTTACCGGTAGCGACCTTGTGGAGGATGATTCGACCTTTCACACGGACATCGATCGTGGACTCTTCAATAAGCTTCCGCTGGAGAGCCAATCATCTTCGCTTAGCTCGCTTGTGACGCTGTCGTCGCCTGGAGTTGCTGCGGACTCGAATGGGCTTTTTCATGGGCTTGGCGATCACGCGTCGAACTCGTTTTCAATCGACGGGCAGCCGATTACAGATCAGCAGAGCAAAGTTTTCTCGAACCAGATTCCTTCTAACTCGATCCAATCGATTGAGGTGATCTCGGGCGCTCCGCCGGCGGAGTTTGGTGGCAAGACGAGCCTTGTGATCCAGGTGACGACACGGTCGGGTCAAGGGGTGACGAAGCCAACGGGTAGTATCTCGACTTCGTATGGTACGTTCGGGTCTGCGACTGGCGCGGTTGACCTGAGCTATGGCGGCAAGAACTGGGGAAATTTCGTTGAGGTCGATGGTTTGAACACGGGGCGGTTCCTTGATCCACCTGAGTTCACGGTGTTTCATGACAAAGGCAATGAGGTGAATGTATTTGATCGCATCGACCGTCAGCTTACTGCTGTCGACTCAATTCATCTGAATTTGAATTACAGCCGGTCGTGGTTTCAGACGCCGAACTCTTTTGACAACTTGAACGTACAGAATGTCGTTAGCGGTGGAGATGGAGCGAATCCGATCTTCGCCAATGTTGGTAACGCCGATCAGCGCTCGAAGATTGGTACGTTCGACATCTCGCCGACGTATACACGCACCATTGGGGCAAACTCGGTCTTCAACTTCGGACCATATATTCGCAAAGATCAGTACGACTACTATCCAAGCGGCAATCCTCTTGCAGATCTGGGGCCTCCCAACCTGCAGAACCAGACGATCGCCCAGACCCGTTCGCTTACGAATGCCGGTGTTCACACCGACCTCTCGTACGTGAAGGGAATCAACAACATCAAGATCGGTGCGAACTACTCGCAGACGTTCCTGCGGGAGAGCGACACGCTCGCTCTGGTCTCGAATACTTTCAACTCACCCTGTACCGATGCGGCTGCGAATCCTGTGCCTGGATTCAGTGATCCGTCGCAGTGCGCCGCGGCGGGCTTCGTCCCAAACGACGGCAACCTTGCTACCGCATTGGGTTCGTCAACGCTGGCTTTCAACCCCAATCTTCTACCCTTCGATCTGACTCGCGGCGGCGGTTTCTTCAACTTTACCGGTCGCACGGACGTGAAGGAGCTGGCTCTCTACGTCCAGGATCAGATCAAAGCAGGAAACTGGCTCTTCAACTTGGGTATCCGTGGAGATCTCTACAACGGATTGACAGTTGCTCGTCAGGCGGAGCCTCGCGTGGGCGTGGCCTATAGCGTGAAGCAGACCAACACTGTTCTGCGTCTCTCGTATGCCAGGACGCTCGAATCTCCATTCAATGAGAACCTGGTGCTCTCAAGTCAGGGTTGCGGAAATGTCGTGCTCTCCCCCCTGCTGCTCTGTTCGCCGGGTGTATCGGGGAATCTGGAGCCTGGCTTCCGTAACGAGTTTCATGCCGGATTGCAGCAGGCATTTGGCAAGAACCTTGTCATCAGCGGCGACTACATCTGGAAGTACACCCACAACGCCTTCGACTTCAGCGTACTCGGCAATACCCCGATCACATTTCCGATCGACTGGCACAACTCCAAGATTCCCGGCTTCGCGCTTCGTGCCGATGTCCCCAACTTCCACAACCTCTCCGCCTTCGTTGTCATGTCGTCGGTTGCAGCTCGCTTCTTCCCGCCACAGGTTGCCGGTGCGGGCGCTACTGTCGGTCAGGGCGGCTTTCCGTTCCGTATTGACCACGACGAACGTTACAACGAGACCACACACCTGCAGTATCAGGTTCCTGTGAAGCATGCGCCTTGGGTAGGCTTTAACTGGCGCTTTGACAGCGGTCTGACGGCCGGATCGGTACCTTGCTACAACGTTACTGATCCTAATAGCTCGTGCGGAGCGCCGATTACGATCAACGGTCAGCCGGGAATCGATCTGACCAGTTTGACCTTCGATCAGCAGTTCCAGGCTGGTCTTACTTGTGACGGTGTTGCAGCGACACCGACCCAGGGCTTCAATCAGTGCCTGGCCTCGCAGTTGACCTCGAAGCTAGTGGCGATTCCTGCACCGGGTACCGAGAATGATGACAAGCGTCCTCCTAGAATTCAGGAGCGCAGCCTCTTCGATCTCTCGCTGGGCCAGGATAATCTGTTCAACGGCGACAAGAAAAAATGGAGCCTCCGTCTGACGGGTGTAAACATCACCAACAAATACGCTTTGTATAACTTCCTTTCGACGTTCAGCGGTACGCACTATGTCACACCGCGTGCTTTGACGGCGGAGCTTGGGTTCCACTTTTAG
- a CDS encoding M23 family metallopeptidase, whose translation MILRILALATAALFAAPSVQSSDPVSQDSIVITPAALQNGSPFLLTVALHNKASLVTGTWQDHPIVFFPNADHRTWSSLAGVDIETIPGHYPLAIEIDPTQSTHRTLHQELDITEAPYEKVPLTVPDKFVEPDAAALKIIAADKIVKDKAFAHSSPKPAWTSNFLPPLRVAPMSDSFGSQRIFNGKLASVHRGLDYHAKTGTPVSAINSGRVVLAKPLYFEGGCVVIDHGLGLMSVYMHLSKIEVKVDTKVHRGQLIAWSGASGRATGPHLHLGVRWQGSYLDPAKLFQIQLPELR comes from the coding sequence ATGATCCTGCGCATCCTCGCTCTCGCCACAGCAGCACTCTTCGCAGCCCCTTCGGTTCAATCCTCCGATCCAGTCAGTCAAGACTCGATCGTCATCACGCCTGCAGCCTTGCAAAACGGATCGCCCTTCCTACTCACCGTTGCGCTGCATAACAAAGCATCTCTGGTCACAGGCACATGGCAAGATCATCCGATCGTGTTCTTTCCAAACGCCGATCATCGAACCTGGTCTTCGCTCGCAGGAGTCGACATCGAGACGATCCCAGGGCACTATCCACTCGCAATCGAAATCGATCCCACCCAATCGACGCACCGAACGCTTCATCAGGAACTCGACATAACAGAAGCTCCCTACGAAAAAGTGCCTCTCACCGTACCGGACAAATTTGTCGAGCCCGACGCCGCCGCCCTGAAGATCATCGCCGCCGACAAGATCGTAAAAGACAAAGCCTTCGCCCACTCTTCCCCAAAGCCAGCGTGGACCTCCAACTTCCTTCCACCACTCCGCGTCGCGCCCATGTCAGACTCCTTCGGCAGCCAGCGAATCTTCAACGGAAAGCTCGCCAGCGTGCATCGCGGCCTCGACTACCACGCAAAGACAGGCACCCCGGTCTCCGCCATCAACTCCGGGCGAGTCGTCCTCGCGAAGCCCCTCTACTTCGAGGGAGGCTGCGTCGTCATCGACCACGGCCTCGGCCTGATGAGCGTCTACATGCATCTCTCGAAGATCGAAGTGAAGGTCGACACAAAGGTCCATCGCGGCCAGCTCATCGCATGGAGCGGCGCCAGCGGTCGCGCCACCGGCCCTCATCTTCATCTGGGAGTGCGCTGGCAAGGCAGCTACCTGGACCCCGCCAAACTATTCCAAATCCAACTACCCGAGCTTCGCTGA
- the dgt gene encoding dGTP triphosphohydrolase: MAFDLHRCAVVADPDDLLLTRVYPAPFRPSRTPFQRDRERIVQARAFRRLAGKTQVFTSRASDHFRSRLTHTIEVAQIARAAAAALGLHEDLAETLALVHDIGHPPFGHAGERALDRALKRHGRGFDHNIHALRIVEHFEQRYAAHRGLNLTLGVREGIIKHSRDYNVEKHPDLAEYLLDERPPLEAQLIDLADEIAYLTADLDDGVESGLLEIRHICEHVDIVARCYKMVEREHAGVDEKFLFNEALQLMQNVLTDDLIGNTARNTQAIGAESLADIRRHPTRLALFSPQVEAERLQEKRYLYDTLYTCPALEHEHDKAEEVVTALFDYWINDPEELPTGHFDEVEKEGLARVVADYIAGMTDSFILLQYAQIKRAVRR, from the coding sequence ATGGCTTTCGACCTTCATCGCTGCGCGGTCGTCGCTGATCCCGACGATCTGCTTCTGACTCGTGTGTATCCTGCTCCCTTTCGACCGTCACGGACTCCGTTCCAGCGGGATCGTGAGCGCATCGTGCAGGCGCGGGCCTTCCGGCGGCTTGCGGGCAAGACGCAGGTGTTCACGAGCCGGGCTTCCGACCACTTTCGTAGCAGGCTCACGCACACCATTGAGGTAGCGCAGATCGCTCGTGCGGCTGCGGCTGCGCTCGGCTTGCATGAGGATCTGGCCGAGACGCTGGCGTTGGTTCATGACATCGGTCATCCGCCATTTGGGCACGCTGGAGAGCGTGCGCTGGACCGCGCGCTGAAGCGTCACGGACGCGGATTCGACCATAACATTCATGCGCTGCGAATCGTCGAGCACTTTGAGCAACGCTATGCAGCGCATCGCGGGCTGAATCTTACGCTTGGCGTTCGCGAGGGCATCATCAAACACTCTCGCGACTACAACGTTGAGAAGCATCCTGATCTCGCAGAGTATCTTCTGGACGAGCGGCCTCCGCTCGAGGCGCAGTTGATCGATCTGGCGGATGAGATCGCTTATCTTACTGCGGATCTCGACGATGGAGTTGAGTCTGGTCTGCTCGAGATCCGTCACATCTGCGAGCATGTGGACATCGTTGCGCGGTGCTACAAGATGGTCGAGCGAGAACATGCTGGTGTCGATGAAAAGTTCCTCTTCAATGAGGCGCTGCAACTGATGCAGAACGTTCTCACCGACGATTTGATTGGAAATACTGCACGCAATACGCAGGCGATTGGGGCGGAGTCGCTTGCGGATATTCGCAGACATCCCACCCGGCTAGCGCTCTTTTCGCCGCAGGTGGAGGCGGAGCGTCTGCAGGAGAAACGATATTTGTACGACACGCTTTACACCTGTCCGGCTCTGGAGCACGAGCACGATAAGGCGGAAGAGGTCGTTACGGCCCTCTTCGACTACTGGATCAATGATCCTGAGGAGCTGCCGACCGGCCACTTCGACGAGGTCGAGAAGGAAGGGCTCGCTCGGGTCGTTGCTGACTACATTGCGGGCATGACCGACAGCTTTATTCTTCTGCAGTACGCTCAGATCAAGCGGGCTGTCCGTCGCTGA